A single region of the Desulfovibrio sp. ZJ209 genome encodes:
- a CDS encoding type II restriction endonuclease, with protein MHERDFNAWFSDFRNSIADYGYYIDFEKVYANVDQVKVELNILNSLIGSKNIEKDFEKLILKYPETLKCVPLLLAVRTNEIYCQDKEGGHLFNFDIKHLHNFRCLPVEMYANFMKKTGLFNLLEHHIVNNLVDYATGVETGLDSNGRKNRGGHLMEDLVEGFIAKAGFTKGLNYFKEMYIHQITDKWNIDLTAISNSGKMEKRFDFVVKTDNMIYGIETNFYGSGGSKLNETARSYKTLALEANLINGFTFIWFTDGKGWQSAKNNLEETFDVMPHIYNITDLENNIIKKVMI; from the coding sequence ATGCACGAACGAGATTTTAACGCATGGTTTTCTGATTTTCGAAACAGTATTGCAGATTATGGGTATTATATCGACTTTGAAAAAGTCTACGCAAATGTTGATCAGGTAAAAGTTGAACTAAATATTCTTAATTCTCTCATTGGTTCAAAAAATATCGAAAAGGACTTTGAAAAACTGATTTTGAAATATCCTGAGACGCTAAAGTGTGTTCCCCTTCTCTTAGCGGTAAGGACAAATGAAATATACTGTCAGGATAAGGAAGGTGGACATTTATTCAACTTTGATATTAAGCATCTTCATAACTTTAGGTGCCTACCTGTCGAAATGTATGCTAATTTTATGAAAAAGACAGGATTATTTAATTTGCTGGAACATCATATAGTAAACAATTTAGTGGATTATGCCACAGGCGTCGAGACTGGCCTGGATTCAAATGGCCGTAAGAATCGTGGCGGCCACCTTATGGAAGATTTAGTGGAGGGCTTTATTGCAAAAGCGGGATTTACCAAAGGGCTAAATTACTTTAAAGAAATGTATATTCATCAAATAACAGATAAATGGAATATAGATCTTACAGCAATATCAAACTCAGGTAAAATGGAAAAACGATTCGATTTCGTCGTCAAAACGGATAACATGATTTACGGAATTGAAACTAATTTTTATGGGAGTGGCGGCAGCAAGCTCAATGAAACTGCCAGAAGCTATAAAACCTTGGCTTTGGAAGCCAACTTGATTAATGGTTTCACTTTTATCTGGTTTACTGACGGCAAAGGATGGCAGAGTGCCAAAAACAATCTTGAAGAAACATTTGACGTGATGCCTCATATCTACAATATAACAGATTTAGAAAATAATATTATCAAAAAGGTGATGATATAA
- a CDS encoding DNA adenine methylase — translation MYNDILKPSKNFVSQDKGGRKAKPFLKWAGGKGQLLNEIAHYYPFEQNNIKKYAEPFVGGGAVLFDILNKYKLEEVYVSDINSELINTYCVIRDNVENLIAKLHLIEKQFLTLNQPDRKEFFIQKRNYFNEIKIGSSSQNIEKSALMIFLNKTCFNGLFRVNKKGIFNVPFGDYKSPLICDEDNLRIVSEKLQNVTIMCQDYKRSAEFIDDKTFVYFDPPYRPLNATSNFTGYTYASFNDTEQQNLANFVNNLHQKGAKIVISNSDPKNIDKKDNFFDKMYSAYSIKRVAANRMINSNRNSRGKIKELLISNFA, via the coding sequence ATGTACAACGACATCCTGAAACCATCAAAAAATTTCGTCTCCCAGGATAAAGGTGGCCGAAAGGCAAAACCCTTCTTAAAATGGGCTGGAGGCAAGGGACAACTTCTCAACGAAATCGCACACTATTATCCTTTTGAACAAAATAATATAAAAAAATACGCAGAACCTTTTGTTGGAGGGGGCGCCGTATTATTTGATATTTTAAACAAATATAAGTTAGAAGAAGTTTATGTTAGTGATATTAATTCTGAACTTATTAATACATATTGTGTAATCCGGGATAACGTAGAAAATTTGATAGCTAAACTCCATCTAATTGAAAAACAATTTCTCACTCTGAACCAACCTGATCGGAAAGAGTTTTTTATACAAAAAAGAAATTATTTTAATGAAATAAAAATCGGATCCTCATCACAAAACATAGAAAAATCAGCATTGATGATTTTTCTCAATAAGACATGTTTTAATGGGTTATTCCGTGTGAATAAAAAAGGTATATTCAATGTTCCATTTGGGGATTATAAATCTCCTCTCATTTGTGATGAAGATAACCTTCGGATTGTATCAGAAAAATTGCAAAATGTAACCATTATGTGCCAAGATTACAAGAGGTCTGCTGAATTTATAGACGATAAAACCTTTGTCTACTTTGACCCTCCTTATCGACCTCTGAACGCTACATCAAATTTTACAGGCTATACATATGCTTCATTTAATGATACAGAACAACAGAACCTTGCAAATTTTGTAAATAATTTGCATCAAAAAGGTGCAAAAATCGTCATTAGTAATTCTGATCCGAAGAATATAGATAAAAAAGATAATTTTTTTGATAAAATGTATTCGGCATATTCCATTAAGCGTGTAGCTGCCAACCGAATGATTAACTCTAATCGAAATTCGCGGGGGAAAATCAAAGAATTATTAATTTCAAATTTTGCATGA